The Macaca mulatta isolate MMU2019108-1 chromosome X, T2T-MMU8v2.0, whole genome shotgun sequence DNA window TAGGCTAAGGGCTCTAACGGAAAAAGTGAACAACATGCAAGAACAGGTGGGTAATATAAGTAGGGAGATGGAAACTCTTTAAGAAGAATCACAAGAAAACACTAAAAATCTAAAACACTGTAAATaggcaataaaagaaaacagacaaattagatttcatgaaaattaagaacttttgtgcatcaaaaagCACTATGAACAGAGTCAAAAGGCAAGTCaaagactgtgagaaaatatctgtaaatcatatatctgataagggatataTACCCAGGATGTATAGAGAACTCCTGAAACacgacaaaacaacaacaacaacaacaaaatcaaaaatgggtataatatttgaatagacatttctcctaaaaatatatgCAAGTGACTGATGGGCACCAGAAAAGATACCcaacaccactaatcattagggaaataggAATCAAAGGCACAATGAGCCACCTCCTCCCACTCACTAGGATGGCTACTGTTAAATAAAGCAACAAGGAACCAGGAAATAACaagttggcaaggatgtggtgTTATTGGAATCTCTgtgttggttggaatgtaaaatgttacaaaatTGCTGTGGGTAGCAGTATGTGATTCCTCACAAAATTCCaaatagagttaccatattaTCTAGCGATTCCCCTTATAAGTGTATACCCGGAATAATTAAAAGCAGAGTCTCAAACAGATGGTTGTAGATCCATATACATGTAGCAGCAATGTTCACCATAGCTAAACTGTGAAAGCAGCCTAAGTGTCCCTTGACACATAATTGGATTCGGAAAATGCAATATACAtgcaatggaaaattattcagcattcaaaaggaaggaaattctggcatAAGGTACAGCGTGACTGAacctgaggacattatgctaagtgaaataagtcaggcatgaAAAGACAATACCATAGGATATCATTTACACACGGTACATAGagtggtcaaattcatagagacaggaaatAGAAAGCTAGCTATCAGATGAGAGGGAGGAAAAATGGGGAGTTATTTTTAACGGGTATAGTGTTTCATTTTTGTCAGAGGAAAAGAGTTCTTCAGATGAGACATGGCGATGGTTGAATAAGGGTATGAATGTATTAAGACCCCTGAACTGTGCACTTCCCATGGTTAGGAAGGTTTATGTGATATGTGTTGTATcgtgataaaaataatttattaggaaaaataaaacaaccccccctgtaacagaaatgaaggatATCTTTGATTAATTCACGAATAGGCAGGACATGGCTGAGGTAACAAGCACCAAGCCTGAAGAAATGTCAATCGAAAATCCAAACCTGAaatgcaaagagagaaaaaaggaaggaaaaaacagaacagaatgtTCAAGAAGTGTGAGACAGTTACAAAAGGCACCACTGTGCACAACTGAAATACCATGCTCAGAAggtgagaaagaaacaaaggaaatatttgaAGTGGTAATGGCTGAGAATTCCCCCAATTAATGACAGACATGAAACTGCAGATTCAGGAAGCTCATGGAACAGGAAACAGGATAAATACTAAGAAGTATACATCTATgtatatcatattcaaactgcagaaaatcaaagagaaaaaagtccTGAGAGAAGCTGGAGGAAAAACAAGTGTGAAAGAAATCCATATTACGTTTCTCTGTTTATCCTCCCAACACTTGGCCGCCTAGCCTGACTCCTGAAAGGGAAATGCACAGCAATGTGAGGACACCAAAGACTTACCTTCTAGCTAGAGGATCAGAGGAAGTCCCCAGGGACCCAGTGAACTTGGGAAAAACCACTGAGAATAGCAAGTGTAAGCAAGAGAACACATTAAATTGAGCAGAAATTCCTGGGCCCAACCTAAGGTGCTCATGCAGAAATCTTCATAGTTACTAAGGACTGGAGAAATGAACTAGTGGTAGATCATCACCCAGTTCTCAGCCATTATTCAGGATGACTCAGAAATACTATGGATGCAAATATCACAGCACCACCAACATCCGAATATGTCTTTTTTCAAGCACACCTGGAAGACTCGCCAGGCAGATTGTCTCTTGGgtcataaaataaacttttttttttttcttaagacagagtctggctctgttgcccaggctggagtacagtagtgagatctcatcttactacagcctctgcctcctgggttcaagggattttcctgcctcagccacccgagtatgTAATACCATTTGACCCTAGACTCTAGAACTCTGGGATTTAGTAAATGTTGTTGTTCTCCAAGACTTACCAGAGAATATACAGCTCAACAGGACATGGGATAATCAGCCCAAACAGGAAGTTTTGTCAATGAAATTAAGTATTTCCTCTTTGCGAATGTACTTCAAAATTTGGGTGTTCTGGAGTCTTGCGCAGCTGAATGCAGCTCAGAGCTCCTAGAATCTGAATCCAGAATCAACTCCTTTCCTCTCTGCCACCTGCTTTTTGATCCAAGACactgttttcacttattttgttaaCACTCAAAATCTAACCTTTGCTTACAATTGGTCAAATCCCACCTGAGATAACTTGATTAGAATGCCTTTTAAATACAATCAACTCTGGCTCTCCCAGACAGGCAGAAAAGCACCTGGCCAGTGACTTCTGGGCTTCCCTTCCCGGGAGATTCACCCTCATCTTGCGGGAAACCCTTGCAGATGATAGGTATCCATCACCTAGCCCCTGCACTGTGTTCAACCGCACCGAGACGAGAGCGCTGGAcaatttccttctattcctgtCCCAGGTGGAGACTCTTCTCTGTTCATCCACTATCCAAAAGGAACTGCTGAGCAGTTCTCCATTCCAGGCCTTTCTCTCATCCTCTGAGAATCTAGCTCTGCCACCATCCAGCTTCAATAGAATTACCTCCCCCAGAAGGAATTGCAGTTTCCCAAAGCCCGAAAGACCCTGGCTCAGGGCATATACACTCGACTGCTGTCACCTAGAGCCCCAAACCCTCAcccatgttttattttcctctagtTCTTAGAGGACATGGCACCATCTTAATTTTAGGATTGTGGCTCCTAGACTTCACCACCCTATGGGGAAGGGGTGGGTCTGGCTTACCTAGCCTCTCTACTACTAACCCAGGGTTTTCCGAACAACAGATGCTCAGTCCATGTTTGAAGAAAAAATGAGCCAGTGAATAGGAAAGattattctttcaatttttatttctcttacatTCTCAAAGAAGCCAAGCAAATCCaggtatacatgtatatattttaattttacagggGAGAGAAAGAGGTATAAGGCAAGAATTAactacattttcatttcattatttctttatgaGCTCTATTTTGCTGCTAAGTTCaagtttctaaaaaaattattaattcctCTGCTACGTTATCTTGCCCCAATTCACAAAATAACAGGGATTTCCCCATGTGAATCAAAAGCAAGAGTCTTACTCCCAAATAACATAAACAGCAATAAATGTGACTACTGTCATTCATTAACCTCGATGGTGAAGTTCATTAAACTGACCATTAAAAGAACATTTGAACAATTCCAAAGGGAGCAAAGATAAATCTCCAAATCACCGAATAGATAAGGAACCCAGAGAAAACATACAGTGTGTTCACTTCCACCCACTGCCACTGAGAACGCTGATTGCTCTCTTCAAATACAGAGTGAAGAATGGGCCTCATGTCGCATGGGGCAGGGCAGCTGCTGGATGGGGCCCTGACCCCACAAACATTGGCCCTGGCTGCAGCTGGTGCTCAGACTCCCTCTTGTTCCCCCCCAAAAGCCTCTTCATAAAGGGATGGGTAGCAAATGGGCTCTCTTGCATTGACCATGACCAAATAATTTATGACCTTCTCATAGTTGGTTTCAGCATGGGCCTTTGAACCCCACAGGAACTCATAGTGCGCAGGATCACTGCCGGGCACCTGCCGGTACTCCAGGTAGTTTTCCTGCACCCAATCTTGGGTGAGCAGCTTCCTGGGCTCCCCATAGAAAACGTGCTCCATCCCAACATACACCCCCATCACACTCAACGCTTCCCAGATAACCTCTTCGGGGGCGCAGTTGTCTTTGGTTAAGATCACACCCAGGATAATGATCAGGAGGGCAGCCTTGGGCATACTATGATCATTACCCAGCATGCTATCGCATGAGAGGCCAAGAGCAGTGACAAGGATGTAGGAGGGGCCGGCAGGGTCCACCTCCTTCACCTCAGTGCCAAAGATCAGCTGCATGAACTCGGAGGCTTTGCCGAAGATTACAGGAAAGTAGTGCTTGTAATTTTTGATGACACTCTCCAGCATTTCTGCCTTTGTGACCGGCTTCTTGACTCGATATTTGTGGAGCAGGAAACGAACCAACTCAGCCACCTTCAATTTCAGTGCTTCTTGGAACATGAACTCCAGGTGAGCTAGGTCGACCGAGGTGCTTGGCCCTTCATCTTCTTGACTGCTGGAGCCCTCATCGAATTGGCTCCATAAAGTGTAGTAGACggaagtggaggaggaagagccTCCCTGAGGACTCTGGGGAGGACTTGATGACCCAGCAGCAgacacctcctcctcctcatcagaGGAGGAGGAAGCCTCCTGCTCCTCGCCTGTGGGATCCTGTGCACCCATCAGGCCCAAGTCCTCTCTTTGGGCTTCAGGGTCTTCATCAGGCTTGCAGTGCGGACTCCTCTGCTCAAGAGACATGATGACTCTGGTCAGGGCAGCAGTCGGGAGCGTGGGCAGGAGCTGGGTGATGGAGACCCACAGGtctggggagagagggagtgtGTGAGAAACTTCAGCTGAGAACCAAACCTTGGAGGTTCTAACAAAGGCTGACTTACAGGTCTTCTTCAGTGCTGCTCGGGGGCCTCTTGGGGCTCCTGTCCTCCTGGTCAGCCTGTCTTCTGAGAACCTGAAGGAGGAAGTGAGAGGGCTACTCAGCGTGCAGCTGGCCTGCAGAGATCAAGGCTCTATGAGTGACAGTAGGGTGGATGGGGTCAGGTGCTCTGGGTTCACATGTGTGCTGGGGCAGGTGGGGCCCTTGGTGCACATTCAGGGCGAACACTTCACCTTCACTGCTGACACTGCCTGGGCCTCTACTGCTCTGTGACCTGAGGACACTGTCTCAGACCAAGGCCTGCCTGCTTCCTGGAACTCCTGGAAGAGGAATCGAGGGGCCCTTAGGCAGCAGACTGCAGGCAGAGCCCCGGTCCCTCAGTGCCGTCAAGAGGGCGGGCTGGACACTCTGAGTTCTACACTTTTGGGGTGGATGGTCCCCTCTGCGCTCATTCAGGGCCTTCACCTTTCTCCTGGCAGGGACTGGACTCCACTCCTCTACGTGCCTGGGAATCTCTCAGATCAAGAGCTCACATCCCTGACATGGAACAGAAGGACATGTCCCAACCAACATCTGGACACACCTGCCCAGGGTTTCCCCGGAAGTACAGTAAGAGATGTCCAAATTCAATGGGGTTCATGTGTCCTGGGATGAGGATACTGCCTGGTCCTCATCTTGATGCCTGCAGGGTCTGGAACCCTCCCTCTGTTGACCTGAGGCCCTATCTCCATGAGACACCTCAAGAGGAAGTGAGGGGAGTCCGTCCACCCAGTGGCTTCCCTCAGCTGACAGAAGGGGCAGGGTCGGGCTAGGTCCTCTGTGTTTGGTGAGTAGGGTCCTCTGTGTTTGGTGAGTGGGGTCCTCTGTGTTTGGTGAGTGGGGTCCCCTCAGTCTGTACCTTGACTCCTGGCAGGGCCTGGGACCCTCCCTCTGCTGATGTGTGCAGCCCCCTCAGACCAAGGCCAGCCCTCCCTGACACCAGGATGGACGAGGGACCTCAGCAGACAGCCCTGCCCAGGTTCTCTGGGGTGACAGTAGGGGCAGGGCAAACTCTCTTGATTTGAGAGTTTCTCTGGCCTGGTGGTACCCTCAATCCTCCCTTAGGTTCCTCACCTGGACTGCTGGCCAATCCTGGGACCACTGTGTCTGTCGAAGAAAGGGGGTCCCTGTTTTGTCCACACACCCTCTGAGAACAAAGTCCTCACCTCCCTGAGATCCAGAAACAGAGGTGAGGAGGCCCCACATCTGTCACCCCTGCGTGGAGTGTCCAGGGCCGACCCCACCAGCTGACCCTTTCGGGTATGAGGTGGGTGTTCCAAAGTCCTCCTGTGGGTTATTCATCTTTACTCCTGCTGGGACTTGTATTTCCTCGACCTCCAAACCCGTGAGATGAGCAGACATCTCCCTTTACACCAACGCCTCATCCCCCTGAGGGTTCCTCAACTTCCTGCCGTGGTACAAGTGAGCTTGCCACTTAGCGCCATCCTTGATCAGGCTTCCCCCTCTCCCCCAGATCTAAGAACAGAGTTCACCTAGACTCTGTGGGGTGGCTTCTTTCTGGGCTGGGAGTACCTCCATTCCTCATGAAGGGGGTACACCTTGGGTCATGCTGATTCTGGGAGTCCTCCTTCTGCTGACCAGGTGTGGATCCCTCTGTTGAATCTCTCAGTGCCCCTGGGATCAAGGTATTCACCTCCCTGAGACTTCTCATCCCCAATCACGTGGGAGAAATGAGAGCATGCCACATGTCATTCCTGCTTGGGGCCACCTGGGGCTGAGAATAGGTGACATCAGTGTCTGTGAGGTCCTTTGTTCTTTGGGAGCATGGAGGTACCTTCTTATCTTCGGTCCTCACCAAACTTCCTCCCCCTCACTCCTGGAAGACCCTGGATTCCACCCTGTGCTGACCAGGTGTGGCTCCCTCTGCTGAGCTGAGGACGCCCCTTGGACCAAGGCCCCCACTTCCCTgagacccgggaggcagaagtgagGGGGTACCTCATGGTCACTCATACATGAGATACCCAAGGCTGACCAAAGGAGCAGGTGTCAGGGGGCCTCATCAGTCTGGGTGCCCTCTAGGTATTCGTATTTACTTCGGACAGAATCTGGCCCCTTCCATTTTGCTGAACCAGAGATGAGTCTTGCAGACCAAGGAAAACTTCTCCCTTAGACCCTCTTTGAGAAAGTGtgttttgggggtggggtggggcactTCCCTTCCTCACAgtcctgcctggggcctcccAAGACTGACGGCAGGGGCAGGTTTCCTAGGTCTGGGATGAGAGGTCTGGTGAATCCTTCCTCAGGGCTCTGGGACTCCTCCTTCTGCTCACCTGAGGCCCCACTCCTCATAGCACAGCCCTGTCCCCATTGACACCCGATCTCAGAAGCCACAATGCACCACATGTGGCCACCGTGCCCGGGATAGCCCAGGTCACGATCCCCACTGAGCTGGACCCTGGGGTCCCCTGTGTCCTCCATCTTGTTCCTTCCCTGGTCTCCTAGGGGACCCTCTGTGGACCTGAGTCTCTATCTGTCGGATTCCCGAGGCTGAATGAGGAGGCGTCTCGGTCtcagatgggggtggggtgggcccCTTGTCCTGGGGTGCTGCGTCCCTTCAGGCTTCCCTTGTCTCCCAGCAGGACCTGGGCCCTCCCTCTGTTCTCCCGCGGCCATGCTAACGATACCAAGCCCCTTCCCTTGGTCAGCCCAGGTTGCAGACATCAGGATCCGCTTGCCCGCCATGCCTGGAACTTCCCAGGGTTGACTGCAGGGGCACTGACTCCCTCTATGGGGCCTCAGCCCTCCCTCAGGGTCCTGACCCTGATGCCGGGCAGAGCCTGGCCCCTGCCCTCTCCTAATCAGTCCTGCCATGGTCACACCAAGCTCTGACCCAGAGTCCCCTGGGGCTTAAGCACTGGGGTGGCGAAGGGGGGCCCAGCCTGAGAAGTCCGCCCCCGGCTGGTCCAGGGCTGGCAGCAGAGGTGGTGCTGGATTATTTGGGACCCTCTATCTGGGGTGGGGGCGTCCTCAGTCCTCCCTCAGCGTCTCACTTCGCCTCCTCACAGAGCCTGGGCCCGCTTCCCTCTACCGATCTTCAGCCACCACTCAGAACCAAGCCCTTGCTACTCTCTGACCCCCAGTGCGCAAGTCAGAGGCCTTACATCCGGGCACCTGGAGCTGCTCTGGGTTGACAGCAAGGGCCGAACCGGATTCTGCCGCGGGAAACTTGGGGGGTGGGGTGcggtggggtggagtgggggcgGGGTGAGGATGGAGGTGGGGAACCTGAGGCTGTAGGTCACGGTGGTGGTGGCTGGGTTAGGGGTGTGGAGGCCTTCGGCCCTCCCTCAGGGTTCTGACCTTGATTCCAGTCAGAGCCTGGGCCCAGCTTGATAAGCCCGACCCTGCGGGGTGATCCAGGGCTGGCGCAGGGGCGGCGCTGTATTATTTGGGGTTCCGTATCTGGGGTGGGGGGGTCTTGAGCCCTCCTTGAGGGTCTCGCCTTACCTCCTCACAGAGCCTGGGCCCGCTTCCCTCCGCCGATATCAACCCACCCCTCAGAGCGAGGCCCCCGCTACTCTCTGATCCCTCAAGTGCAAGTCACTGGTCTTACATCCGGGCACCTGGGGCTTCCCTGGGTTGACAGCAGGGGCGGAACGAGATTCTGGCGCGgggggagttgggggtggggtggagccTGTGGTGGGGTGGAGTGGAGAGTGGGGCTGAGGATGGGGCTGGGGAACCTGGGGCCGTAGGtcatggtggggtgggggggcccAGCCCTCCCTCAGGGTCCCGACCTTGATGCCCCGCAGAGCCTGGGCCCTGTCCTCTCCTAACCAGCCCTGCCCTGGTCACACCAAGCTCTCACTCCAGAGTGCCCAGCAGCTTGAGCggcggagggagggagtgggtcCAACCTCACAAGTCAGCCCCAGATCGGTCCCCGGGTGGTCCAGGGCTGGGAGCAGAGACGGCACTTGGTTCTTTCGAGTCCTCTATCTGGGGTGGGGACGTCCTCAGTCTTTCCTCAGCACCTCACCTTGCCTCCTCACAGAGCCTGGGCCCGCTTCCCTCCACCGGTATCAAGCCGCCCCTCAGAAGGAGGCGTGTCCCTTCTCTCTGCCCCCCAGTGCGCGTGTCAGTGACGTCACATCCGGCCTCCAAGCCTGGGCCTTCCCTGGGTCGACAGTAGGGGCTGAACCGGGTTCTGGCGGAgtaggggtggggatggggataGGGGCCCTCAGTCATCCCTCAGGGGGTCCTGACCTTGATGCCTGGGTCTGGATCCCCATCCTCTGCCGATTGGGTCTGCTCCTCTGGGACCAAGTCTCTGACTCCCAGTCACATGAGGTGGCAGTGAGGGGAGGGGTGTGGTCGGGGTGACAACATTGCCAAGGTCGTCCAGGGCTGACAGGAGGGGCTGAGCTGGATTCTGTGGCCCCTCTATGTGGGGAGGGTGAACCTTCAGCCCCCACTCAGGAGGGTTCTCCTGGCTCCTGCTCTTTGGTGAAGTGATGGGTGGGAGATGATCTGTTTATGTCACCTTTGAGCATCTGCTCAGCTGCACGCATTGCAGAGAATGGCTGTGGGTCCAAGGCTACATGCTCCCTGGGGGGCTGCAGCACCTGTGATTGTAGGACTTCTGAGCGAAGATGCACACCTTCC harbors:
- the MAGEA9B gene encoding melanoma-associated antigen 9; the encoded protein is MSLEQRSPHCKPDEDPEAQREDLGLMGAQDPTGEEQEASSSSDEEEEVSAAGSSSPPQSPQGGSSSSTSVYYTLWSQFDEGSSSQEDEGPSTSVDLAHLEFMFQEALKLKVAELVRFLLHKYRVKKPVTKAEMLESVIKNYKHYFPVIFGKASEFMQLIFGTEVKEVDPAGPSYILVTALGLSCDSMLGNDHSMPKAALLIIILGVILTKDNCAPEEVIWEALSVMGVYVGMEHVFYGEPRKLLTQDWVQENYLEYRQVPGSDPAHYEFLWGSKAHAETNYEKVINYLVMVNAREPICYPSLYEEAFGGEQEGV